In the genome of Labrus mixtus chromosome 21, fLabMix1.1, whole genome shotgun sequence, one region contains:
- the LOC132955950 gene encoding CD209 antigen-like protein E: MTKELQRHQSLVNQNRTCPAGWKSFCGSCYLFSNQDTTWQDSRQDCRVRGADLVIVDSFGEQEFITDNIESHTWIGLSDSDNEGIWKWTDGTVLTQAYWARGEPNNNGGNPGIGEDCVHLYDLSLQNLKEENWNDDRCDAVKRWICEKKD; the protein is encoded by the exons ATGACCAAAGAGCTGCAAAGACATCAGAGTTTGGTCAACCAGA ATAGAACTTGTCCTGCAGGATGGAAGTCGTTCTGTGGTTCCTGTTATCTCTTCTCAAACCAGGATACGACTTGGCAAGACAGCAGACAAGACTGCAGAGTCAGAGGAGCAGATCTGGTGATCGTGGACAGTTTTGGAGAACAG GAATTCATCACGGACAACATCGAGAGTCACACTTGGATTGGTTTGAGTGACAGTGACAACGAGGGCATCTGGAAATGGACGGACGGCACTGTGCTGACTCAAGC GTACTGGGCGAGAGGTGAGCCTAATAACAATGGTGGAAATCCTGGAATTGGCGAAGACTGTGTTCATCTCTACGATCTATCTCTACAAAATCTAAAAGAGGAAAACTGGAATGATGACAGATGTGATGCGGTCAAACGGTGgatctgtgaaaaaaaagattag